TGCACTCGAGTTCCTTCTCTCGGAACGTTTTGAAAGCTGAAACTCGTTCCCCGAACTTCCGCGCTTATGTTTTCGGAACGAACGACAAATTCTTCCTTTTTAAGATTTTTATGGATATGAGCCAATAACTCTCCCTTCTCTAGATCTATTCCGATCTTGTAATGCGTGGAAAGATCGATCACCCGAAAAGAAACTTCAGAATCGGAAAGAACTCTCACTACAATTCCGTCAGACACTTTTAAATTCAGAATAGCCTTGGAACCAGTAATCACTCTCTGGCCTTCTTGAATTCTAACTCCGGGTTTTAAAAGAATTCTGTCCTTGGGGTCAGAAGAAGTGAGATAAGCTTCTCCTTCCACCTGTGAAATCTCGACCCCCCCCCTTTCCACTCGGAGAGAAGGCTGATCATTAAGAATAGAATAATATCCTAATGTAACTGCGAAAAGAAAAATCGCGGCTGATGAAAGCGCTAAAACGAGTTTATTTTTTGCAAAATTAGAGAAAGAAAATATTTTTGAGGAATCAGAACGTGCACGAGTATAGAGAGACTCAAAATCCGATTCTTTGAAAGAATATTCTACCCAAGAATCGCTCAAGCCCTTGGCCAGCCATTCCACAGAAGGACTTAGATCGTTCTGTTTCCCTTGAAATAGAATTTCTTGAATCTTTTCTTCCCTTTTCATTCCCGATTCTTCCATTTTATCTATACTCTTAATCAGGGCTTTAAATTCTTTTTCTCTGCGATTTCGGTCACTTTTGCGGTTGCTTTGACAATTAAACGAGAAACGGTAGAAACCGATATGTTCATAATCTCCGCAATAGTCGCCAGACTGTAATCTTCCATAAACCGAAGAATCAAAGCATATTTCTCGTCCTCTTCAAGCTCATCCAAACAAATCAAAAGCCGTTCTTCTAAATCTTTAAGTTCGGCCTTTCTGACAAAAGAAAGTTTTTGCTCCTGAAAGTCCTGCATCTCAGAATTTCCACTCTCTTTTACCGTGGAAAATTTCCGAGAATAATTGATGGATCTGTTTCGAGCAATCGTATAAAGCAAACGAATCGCTTGTTCTCGATCGATATCCGAATCCGAATATTTCCTAAAAAAATTTAGGAACGTATCTTGCATCAGATCCATCGCGACCTCAGGATTTCCGGAACTATACTTATAGAGGAAATCAAAGATCCTTCCACTGTACTCTCGATAAAGAGCATCCATAAAATCTTTCCGGGAGGTCATTGGAACTAAGTTGAAAATAGGAAACCCAATTTCAAGTAAATTCCTTGGTCGCTTTTGTCTTCTATTTTGAGTTAACAAAATGGCTTTAATTTTTTTTCAGAATCGAGCTTTTTTTCGAAAGAAAATTAGATTATTTCATTTGATTTAATTTCAATCGTAACCAAAAGCCTTGAAACAACGACACAAATGCACTAAAACCGAGAATTTACCTCTTTAAAGGAAACGATCCTTTCGATAAAATAAATAGGATGCATCCGGACTCCACAAGTTTTATTTCAAACAATATAATAAATCCAACACAACGCCAGCATTATAGAAACGGACTTATCAAACTCGGTAAAACGTTTTCTTCATTCTCTGTTGTAATAATTTTGTTATTTGTCGGAGTTTTTCTAGAACCTTCACATTCTGTGTTTTCCCAAAACGTCCCACTCGACGAATCTGCAAATCAACAAAGAAATAAAGAACAAGCCGAAACCAAGCCACTTCTGCGAGTCTTTCCTTCGTATAGAAAGGAAGAATGTGATTGGGCGATTCGCTGGGACATTTGTCTCAGTTGTCTAAAAATCGGAAGAAGATACGCACAAAAAATTCACTTTTATCCATCAAGACCATACCGGGAGCACGGCTGTTATTCGGATGAAGAAGGATTTTTTATCATAGATACCGAATGATTTTAAATTTCGCACAGACGACTTTGGAAAAGAAGTCAATTGGCTATCTCTCTCGTCCAAACCAACAACACGTTTCTCTCAAAAGAATTCAATTTATATTATATTTTTTTAATGGTTTCAAATTTTAAAAAGATAGAAACTTTAAAAAATTCGAATACTATTTTGAGAAAAAGATCGTACATAAAACAGATGCAATCCGCGATAACTTCCCGCGTTTTGTTTTATGTAGGGTTCAGTAATGAACATGTTCAGGTTTTGGGAAAAGCTTTAGGGAACAAAAGCAGAGAAGAAAAAACTCTCCTCCGCTTTTTTAGAAAAATCTTATTTTTTACAAGCCTGAATTGCTGGAATACTTTTTGCGGACTTAAGACAAGTAAGATCAAATTTTCCGGACATACATTCTTTTTGTAATACGGGCACTAAAGTTGCTTTCATAGTCGCAATGTTTGCGGCATCTTCCGATTTTTGCCCCGCAGTCAAATTGGTCAACATTTCGTCCACGATCGGGGCACATTCTTCGGCCGAATATTTCGAACCGGGACACGCTACGGTCAACGAAAGAACAGTGAGAGCACCTAGGGAAATCATGAGAGCTTTTTTCATCTAATATTCCTCTTTTGAGTATTGGGGACCACTTTAGTCCGATCTTGTTCCCTGAAAAGTGATTTTTTGGAGGGGCGAATAGTTATTCCATAATCTACAATTCCTTTTTCTCCCTTAAATTTTAATACTTTGGCGCGGGAATCATAGTGATATTTACCCGCATTGACCAAAACTTCAAATCCATTTTTATAATGTATTTCTGGGATAAAAATTTCTGTTTCCGGAAATATATCTCCTTCTTGTTGAAAGAAATATTTGAATAAGGACTTTTCCATATCGAAAGACAAAGCCACGGGCAATCCTTTCGTCCGAATCGGATACGGACGACTAAACGCCCTCACCGCCCTGCCCCCGTCTTCGTCATACGAAGTAGGTGTGTCCTCGGAATAGATCGATAAATCTTCTTCGTTCCATCTGTCTCCCAAACTGTGAGTATGATCGGGAGTATAATTCCATAATGCAAGATGAACGAAATTCTTTTCCACAGCCTTCATCACTCGATCGAGAGCTTGTTCCAATATTCCGTAATCCTTTTTGTGATACGCAACTCTGTGATTGATATCCATGGGAATTCCGGTTTCTCCGATTACTGTGGGACAATTGCCCATTTTTTTTTCGGACATTTCCCGGATCATTCGAATTGTTTCTTCGTAAGCTTTATCTATATTCTCTTTTCCGAATACAGGTTTTTGTTTGAATACGTGGACCCCGAACCAAGGAAAATAACGTTTGAGCATCAACACGGATATATCGTACCAGTGGGTCGCATTGACTATGGAACCGTAATTTTTCTTAGGGACATCCCTCCATTCCAGTTCTAGTCTCGAAGGATCACTTTCCACAAAGATATGAAAACGACTTTCGGTCTTCTGTACCGCTTCCTTGAACTTCTTGATAAAAGGATGCATAAAATCGGAATAGAATTCGTATTTTTTTCCATTCTTTTTATAAAAATATTCCGGCTTTAACATCATCGGCGCACCGTTTGGATCGTAATCCCAGACCCTGTGATTTCTCCAAACACACTGATATCCCTGTTTCCAAAGAGAAACTCCCCCGCCGTTCAATCGCACTTTACCCCAAGGAAAACTCCAGAATCCGAGCATATAGGCTTGTTCCGTAGAAACAGTACGTCCTTCGGAAAGATACATCTCCTTAAACGGAGAAGTTTTTATCACTTTTCCAAATCCGAACCCTTCGAACTCTCCCAAGTTCCTTTTACCGATCCATCCGGGAGAAGGTTCATTCAAGGTATCAAATCCTATTACGTTTTTATACTTTTTAAGCTTACGTACTATTTTGAGTACGGAATCAATGTAGCGATCTTGTAAAAAATCTTGCGCATTCTTTCCATCAATTCTAGTGTTGGGCGCAAACTCTTTTCCTCCAAAAAATAAGGAGAACATCGTCCCACAAATGTATTTTTGATAATTGAGAGGCCAGGACATTCTTCTATAATGTCTTCCTTGGTAATGATGGACGATTGCGGTTTCCGAACCTTGAATCTTGGAAATATCCATTCCTAACTCTTCCAAAGTCCAACCGGGGGCGCCGTCTCCTCCCGTAAACCGGGACCATACATCCTGATGCGGATCGATAAAAAGATAAAAACCTTTTTGACTGGCAAGCGAAACCATTCTTTCGACGTAGTCTATATATTCGGTATCGTACTTTCCGGGACCTTTATGTTCAATCGCTTCCCACGTTATGAGAAACCGTAAGAAATTGAATCCCCATTTCCTCAATCTATCAAAATGTTCTGAAGCTCGATGCTCTTCCAAAGGTCTTCCGACAAAAGATACGTTTCTATGATTCAAAAATGTAAGAGTTTGATCAAAATGTGTGGTTCCGTCGGGTTTGGAGGGAAGTTTCGCAGAGCCGGAAAGATTGACTCCACGTAGTTGATAAATCGTTCCGTCTTTACTTGCGAAGTGCCCGTTTTTAACGAATAATTCTTCCATAATATCCCTCGAATTGAATTCGATCGAATTCTCTTTTTTATTGCTTCGCTTTGTTGATGAAGAAGACATTCTTCGCTTTCTTTGCTTTGCGAAGAGCCAATCGCAAACTCAATCCTGCTCCCAACGGGTCGCGAGATAATGCTCCGCTGCTCTTTGGCAATCTCGCTTCCTATGGGGCGCTCGATTCCCCGAATTGAATTCTTGCGTCCTCGTATCCTCGACCGATCAAATAATCGGCTTGGACTTGAGAGAAATTTAGGATACTTCCAAATCCCAAAGAGGTTCTAGGACCGATCGTTCTTATCTTTAGTTCAGGCCGGGTCGCGCTCGGAATGGACAAGAGAGAAGTGAACTTGGATTTTTTTCCCTTTTTCTTTTTTTTTTCGAAGTTTAAATTGGACATCACAGTTTGATACGAACCAATAAGAGACAATTCGAACACTCTTTCTAAACCTTCCCTTCTTGTCTTCGGTAAACCCATATCGACTCCTCCAACGGGAGAAAGTAATACTACGACAATGTCAGTTGCCCCCCGTTCCAAAACAGGAAGGATCGGTGTGTTTGCCATTACTCCTCCGTCCCAATGAGGTCTTCCGTCCACGTATTGCCAAGGAAAGAACATGGGGATCGCCGAAGAAGCCATAACGTGTTCTATATCAATTTCTTTATTTCTAAAAAACACGAGTTCCGCAGTGAGAATGTTGACCGCGGTAATGATAATTTCAGTCGGGTTTTTTCTAAGTTTGCGAAAATCCAAATAAGAATAAAGTAAGTTCTTGAGAGGCGTCGTATCAGTTAGAGGAGAATAACTTTTTACAAAGATGTCTACTAGATCGTTCCAGATAGAATAGCGCATCACTTTTTTGGCTTCGATGGATTTCCAAAGTTTCGTTATCTCGGCGGCATTCATTCCACAACCCATCGCGGTCGCGGTGATCGCTCCTACGGAAGTACCACAGATGATATCCGGTTTGAATTGAATCTCCTCCAGATAACGAAGAACCCCCGCTTGATAAGCACCTCGGGCTCCTCCTCCGGATAGAATAAGGGCACGCTTCATTCTACCTGAATCTCAAGAGGGCGAAAAAAAGAGAAGAATTTTCGGTTTGTTCAAAGAAACTCAATAGGAAAGATTTCTCAAAAGAGGAACCTCCTGAGCGACTGCATCGTTTCATCGGCATCTATCTGCCGAGATCGGAAGCTCAAGAATGACCAGTTCTTGAAACTCAGAAAGGTCAGCGGTCTGATTGGATTGCAATGCCCCGACTACGGCTGTATTGCAAGTAAAACCCGGGCTATTGCTCAGCCACCTCACAGGTCAATTGTTTGTAACAACTATCATTCACTAGACCACCTCCTTTTCGTGTGGCTGCAAAATATTTTGTCTCATGAAAATGTCAAGAACAGACTGATTTTTTAGAGTCAATTTTCAAACCAAGAATTCCTCTCATAAGTACGAAGTGGGAGTAACCATACCACATTCTAAGTGATTTCAGATTTCCGAAAGGTCTGTTCGTCATGCCCGTATAAATCCTCACATATAGGAGTTAGGCGAGCAATCTCTAAAAGCATACGTTGAAATCGAATCATTCAGTTTATTGCACGTTCAAGAAACCGCTTTAACCCTTGAGATCAGTAGAATCGTGATTACATTAAATCCCATCGCCAGATATCCCGCCACCTCGTAGTTCTGGTAGGGAGAAGTCGGGCTTGCGGTAACAAGAATACTTCCTCCAATCGTAGCCCCGAGTCCGGAAGCGAGATTTTGCAAAGCCGAGATCACCGTCATAAAACGTCCTCGATCACTCGGTTCTGTCGCAGATGTTATCAAGGCCAAAGCAGGGATCCACCTTCCCGATACGATTACCATAAAAACGGTCGTGAGAATCAGAACATTCACAAGCGAAGTCTGTCCGAGATTGGTCATGATAAAAATCGGAATAAAAGATAAGGGAACTAGAATATAGAATACCTTGTGTTTTCCGATCTTATCCGAAACGATTCCGATCACTCTGGAAGAAAAGAATGTGACAAGTCCGCCGAAAAAATAAATCCAAGGAATGTTTTCCTTAGGGATCCCCACATTTCTTTCCATATAAGGCGCAATAAACGGAATTACAGTAAAACCGCCGAGAATCACGAACATAATAAGCATATAAGAAGCCATATACTTCCTATATGTAAGAATCCGAAAAAAATTCCGGACCGGATTGGCTCCCGCAAATTGAAATGGAGGAATACTCGGAAGATGATAATTCATCAAAACCAAAATCGGAAGACTCAAAAAGACAATCCCGGCAAAAGACATATTCCATCCATAATACTCCGCCACTTTGAGTCCCAAGGGAATTCCAATCACAGAAGCAACGGAAAAAGCCCCCATGATCGCACCAGTCGCCCTTCCCCTGCGATCCATCGTAATCACATCCCCTACAATCGCAAAGATGACAGAACCCAATATCCCTCCGAATGCACCGGAAACAATTCTCGCAATCAAAAGAAAAAAGTACGAATTTGCAACCGCACAGCAAGTGGTTCCCACAATAAAACCAGAGTACAAAAAAATTGCCGCAGACTTCCGGTTAAAACGATCAATAAAAAGTACACCTACAATTCCAGCAATAAACGCACTGTAGGTATATGCGGAAATGAGCAAGGAAAATTCTCTCGGATTGATATGAAACGATTCCTGAAAATAAGTTCCCAGCGGCATCATAATTACAAAATCAAGAATATGAGTAAATTGAACGGCAGCCAACACGAAGATCAGCATCGTTTCGGATTTGACGTGAATGTTATGGGCAGAACGAAAAGACATATAGATCATTTTGCAAAATGTCGATTTTCTTGTAGATAGAAAAACGTGAAAAATGGATTGAATACCCTATTTCTTCTCTAAAGAATTCCTTATGAAAGATAAATTTATTTCCGCAAATTCTGCCCTTTCTTGGGTCAAATCGGATCAAAGGGTTTTCGTTCATAGCGTTGCCGCCGCACCCGCGCTTCTCATCGACGCTTTGACCGCCCGCGCAAACGAACTGTCCAATGTGGAAATCATTCACCTTCACACCGAAGGAAAAGCTCCTTATGCGGAGCCAGGTATGGAAGGAAAATTCTTTACAAACTCGCTTTTTGTCGCGGCTAATACTCGTAAGGCCGTCGAGGAAGGAAGAGGCGATTATATTCCAATTTTCTTAAGTGAATGTCCTTCTCTGTTTCGAAACGGAATTCTTCCTTTAGACGTCGCACTCATACAAGTCTCTCCTCCCGACCGACACGGCTTTTGTTCTTTGGGAGTTTCGGTAGATATCAGTAAGGCCGCGGTGGAAACCGCAAAGATCGTAATCGCCCAGGTAAATGAGAACATGCCGCGGACTCACGGAGATGGGATCATCCATATCCATCGTATCCATTCCTTTGTGGAAGGAAACCTTCCTTTACACGAACACGTTTCTGAAAAACCTTCCGACGTGGAACTCAAGATCGGTAAGAACGTAGCCTCCCTGGTGGAGGACGGAGCAACTTTGCAATTGGGAATCGGCGCCATTCCCAATGCAGTCCTAACGTGTCTGTCTTCTCATAAGAATTTGGGAATCCATACTGAAATGTTTTCGGACGGCGTGATGGAACTTGTTCAAAAGGGAATCATTAACGGTATTTATAAGAAAAAACATTCCGGCAAAATAGTTTCCGGTTTTGTAATGGGAACCGCCAAATTGTACGATTTTATAGACGATAATCCGGAAGTTGCTATGCTCGACATCGGTTATATCAACGATCCTCACGTAATTCGTCAAAACCCGAAAGTAACAGCGATCAACTCCGCCATCGAAGTGGACTTAACGGGACAAGTTTGCGCGGATTCGATCGGAACCAAACAGTATTCCGGAGTCGGCGGTCAAATGGATTTTATTCGAGGAGCTTCGCTTTCCGAAAGGGGAAAACCAATCATCGCACTTCCTTCCATCACTTCCAAAGGAGAGTCAAGAATCGTTTCCATATTAAAATCGGGAGCGGACGTCGTTACAACCCGAGCACACGTTCATTACATCGTTACCGAATACGGGATTGCAAATCTTTACGGAAAAAATTTAAGACAAAGAGCAAAGGCACTGATCGAAATTGCACATCCCAATCATAGGGAAAAACTTGAAAAAGAAGCTTTAGATCGATTTAAATTTTTTTAATACGATATTACGTTTCTTTGCAAACGAAACGATTTGGAAATTACGATAGAACAAGAGGATCCGAAAAAGCATTAGATTATAATGATTTTTTATTATCCTTTTGTAGTAAGAGCGTGTCTTAAAAATCTTAAAAGAAATCCGTTACAATCATTCAATGAGTTCGTAATAAAATATAGACGTTCCCACGAATACGTCCCTTTGATAGTTTACGAGCTCAAGCATTTTATAACTGTTAAGTTCTCGTAGAGGAGGCTCCGATATTCCGAGGTTTTTAAGACAGGCTTTAAAATCCCTACAATAAATGGAATGCCCGGTCTTGTCTTTTGAAACATTCTCGGATCTTACTACTCAGTCGTATCAGTAGGATTTACTACCCATTCCTATAAAAGTAAGCGCCTAAATGCCGACTCGCTTCCAATAACTTTCAAAACTATCCGTATTTGATTTCAATTTTCCTAAAATAGATTTTGCCCTCTTAACCAATGAACTTGGATCCCTGGCCGAAAATTGGTCCCTTTCTCTTCCAGCATATTCTCCCATCTCTTAGGCTAATAGATTAAGTCAGCCAATATGAAATACCGAAATAGGTAACTTTCACATTTCAGATTCGCAAACATAGAGTTCAGACTTATCCGATAAAAAAGCTCAAAACTCCCGAAATAGTCGATAAGATAAAAACTTACATATCATCCCAAAAACTGTCTGAACGCTCCGTTAATTTTCACAAATTAAAATGGGGGATTTTTAAGATAAGTTACAATTATAGAATCGTTTGACGAAAGGAGCTTTTTCTTTTTAGTTTGATTTTAAAACCTGGTTGCGATGAAATTCGAGAAAAATAAAATCTATGAAGGAATTTTTCTTTCGGACGTCCATTACCTTCTGAATAAGAAGATAAAATCCCACAAACACAAGGAACTATTCCAGTTTTTGGATTATCTAAAAAAGAAAAACGTTCGTTTTAAGAATATTTATCTCGTGGGAGATATCATAGAAAATTGGTTTTTCAGCGCCGCACGCAAACTCAAAAAAAGTAAGAAAAAATTCAACAAACTCTTCGATAGATTAGATTCCTTATCCGCGTTAAACGGAAACAAAATCTACATCGTGGGAAATCACGATTCAACTTCCTATCTCATGAACCTCCCTCCCAAAATCGAAAGATATCTTCGGGAAAAAAATTGGAAGATTTGTAAAAAAATCGAAAACGAAACGTTGATCGTGGTTCACGGACACCAGGGACAATACAATCGTTTCACTTGGATAGGTTCGATTTTTATATTACGTTTTCTACATGCGATTGCCTTATTCCTTCCAAATCTGTTCCGTTTTTCGGAAGCCTTTTACCAAAAACATTTAAACCGACAAGACCCCACCACTACGGAAGAAATTCTTAAATACTACGAACGTCTTTCCAGAATCACACATCAAAGCGACAGAGTTCTTATTTCCGGGCATACACACGATTTTCTTTGCATTCCTCATTTAAAAATTATCAATACGGGTGACTGGGTAAAGAGCAATAGTTTCGTACTACAAGACGACTTCCGTTTTATCGGAGCCAAAATGAATAAACGTGGAGAATTCTCGAAAGAATTTATCTACAAACACCAATAAGAATCCTTCCTTCAGTAAAAATATTTCTTGCGGAACGTTTTCAAAAGGTGCAAAATTGCTGGATGCAAATTCCCGACTATTCTACTATCTTGCAGTTTATTTCGGAAAATCCTTGGTCTTCTTCGTTTTATGCGATCGGAACTTACACTATCATAGCGTTTCTGCACGACATCTTTCAGCGAAGACACGCGATCAAACATAACTTCCCTCTTGTAGGAAGACTCCGTTACCTTTTTGAAATGATCGGTCCTGAACTACGTCAGTACTGGGTTGCTAATGATAAAGAGGAGATGCCTTTTAGTAGAGCAGAACGTTCTTGGGTTTACGCGACCGCAAAAAAACAAAATAACAACTTCGGTTTCGGAACCACTGAACTTTTGTACGAAGCCGGTTATCCGATCATCAAACACAGCGCATTTCCATTTCCCGAATCCAAAGTAAAACATCTCAAAAACGATACTTCCATGATTCCCTGCCTCAAGGTCATCGGAGAATTTCATAATCGTAAAAAACCGTTTCGTCCTCCTTCCGTGGTGAACATTTCCGCGATGTCGTACGGATCTCTCGGTAAAAACGCGGTCTCCGCTCTCAACAAGGGAGCGATGATGGCACACTGTTATCAAAATACGGGGGAAGGTGGAATCAGCCCCTATCACAAGTTAGGTGGCGATATCGTTTGGCAGATCGGAACCGGATATTTTGGGACAAGAGACGAAAAAGGAAATTTCTCCCTGGATTTGTTCGGTCAAAAAATTCAAGAAAATCCTCAAGTAAGGATGATAGAAATCAAACTTTCCCAAGGCGCCAAACCCGGCAAGGGAGGAATTCTTCCCGGAAAAAAAGTGACCCAACAGATCGCGAGCATCAGGGGAGTTCCCTTAGGACGAGATTGTGTTTCACCTAACGCACATTCCGAATTCGGAACCGTAAACGAACTGATCGACTTTATCGAAAGACTTCACTCCGCGAGCGGACTTCCGGTCGGGATCAAAAGTGCAATTGGCGAAATTCATTTTTGGAACGAACTCGCGGAAAGAATGAAACAAACCGGCAAGGGTCCGGACTTTATCACGATCGACGGAGGAGAAGGTGGAACAGGAGCGGCTCCGTTAGCCTTTGCAGATCACGTTTCTCTTCCTTTCAAGGTCGGGTTTGCGAGAGTTTATCAAGTCTTTCAGAAAGAAAAACTCTCCGAAAGAATGGCTTGGGTCGGAAGTGGTAAATTAGGATTTCCTGATAGAGCTATCGTAGCGTTCGCGATGGGTTGTGACCTCATCAACATAGCCAGGGAAGCAATGATGTCCATCGGTTGTATCCAAGCCCAACGTTGCCATACAGATCACTGCCCCACGGGAGTCGCGACTCAAAACCGTTGGTTACAAGCCGGTCTCGATATAGAACTCAAAGCGGAACGGAACGCGAACTATATCAAAGGACTTCGAAGGGAAGTTCTTTCGGTTACACACGCTGCCGGATACGAACACCCGCTTCAATTCAGAGGAAGCGACATTGAAATCAGCGCGGGGTTGAATATTTTTAAACCACTTGAAACGATTTTAGGCTATGAAAGGGATTATGTTCATTTTACGAAAATGTTGGATTATACTGATCATACTTACTTGGAAGAATATATGCAGGGAAAGTCTTCCGAATGATCTCAATTTTTTGGATCTAAATTTAGATTATTCTAATTTTATAATAATTAACTTGAATTCGATATAAGAAAGTTTGGGTGAATCCTTGCAAACTTCATAACTAAAATGGCTCGCGAGTACGTTTGAACTTAATGTTTCTTCCTACGAATCGAAATATAATATTCCAATTCCTTTGAAATTTCTACTACAATCGTTTTCGCATTTGTTATGCCGAATTCACGTTAATTAACTAGAAAGATATTCCGCTTTTTACGTGTTAGGCTGCTTCTTTTCGAGGGTAAATCGTTGCTCACTCTTAGAAATTGCGAAATTTCTCAATACAGAATCAATTCAAAATATGGTTAGTTTGTCAAAGTGGTTGAATTATTCAGGATTTATTTTTATTTGGCTACGATTTTTCAAAATTAATTTTTAAGGAAAATAAAATGGAAACTGAAAAAAACACGAGTTTAGAAAAACAAGATTCTTCGAATGTGGAAGCGGTGGGTAAACTAACCTGTACAGTAAACTTAGATGGTTTACCGAGTAATTGGTCAGTTGAAGTGATTAGTTTTACCCCAGTGATTCCTTCGGGAAACAACGGTTGGTACGCTATCAATAACGGCCCCACTCTCCCTTATACACTTCAAGCCGATGGTCAGCTGGTTTCCTGTATTTTGAGTTCTACTAACGTTACCGATAGCGGAGAGGGACCCTATGGGGTTTATGTATTCCAGGTGACAAACGAGAAAGGATATACGAGCGACGGTACTTTACAACTTGGCTCTAGCCAATGGGGTGCGGTCCAAAGACCGGATCAAATATATCTGACTTTCGATTTTTTAAACGATTCGAACCCGGCGCAAACGATTTTAATGCCGGTGCCTACTCTGTTGACTCCGGATCCATTTTCTCTCGGTTTTGGAGAAGACGACGGCGGTGAAGACATCGTTATGGTCGGCGCTTCTAACCAGACGGTCA
The DNA window shown above is from Leptospira mayottensis 200901116 and carries:
- a CDS encoding FMN-binding glutamate synthase family protein, with protein sequence MQIPDYSTILQFISENPWSSSFYAIGTYTIIAFLHDIFQRRHAIKHNFPLVGRLRYLFEMIGPELRQYWVANDKEEMPFSRAERSWVYATAKKQNNNFGFGTTELLYEAGYPIIKHSAFPFPESKVKHLKNDTSMIPCLKVIGEFHNRKKPFRPPSVVNISAMSYGSLGKNAVSALNKGAMMAHCYQNTGEGGISPYHKLGGDIVWQIGTGYFGTRDEKGNFSLDLFGQKIQENPQVRMIEIKLSQGAKPGKGGILPGKKVTQQIASIRGVPLGRDCVSPNAHSEFGTVNELIDFIERLHSASGLPVGIKSAIGEIHFWNELAERMKQTGKGPDFITIDGGEGGTGAAPLAFADHVSLPFKVGFARVYQVFQKEKLSERMAWVGSGKLGFPDRAIVAFAMGCDLINIAREAMMSIGCIQAQRCHTDHCPTGVATQNRWLQAGLDIELKAERNANYIKGLRREVLSVTHAAGYEHPLQFRGSDIEISAGLNIFKPLETILGYERDYVHFTKMLDYTDHTYLEEYMQGKSSE